From the Salinimicrobium tongyeongense genome, one window contains:
- the rfbD gene encoding dTDP-4-dehydrorhamnose reductase has protein sequence MKILVTGAGGQLGRCIEQASHKYPGLHFTFTTSDELDLTQFAVVGAFMRREKFDLCINCAAYTNVEQAEKQQEMAYLINAESVNNLARDCDETGCTLIHISTDYVFNGRKNSPYTEEDSTDPLNVYGASKLLGEQYIQEATDKYVILRTSWLYSEVGKNFFNSICSKAGAGETLNITSSQKGTPTNAHDLARFILNIIAEEKLKFGLYHYSNLGEATWLDFAREIVSLTKPDAVVVENNDFKTLALRPSYSVLSKQKVQEVFGLPVPHWKESLKQLIYRL, from the coding sequence ATGAAGATTTTAGTCACCGGCGCAGGAGGGCAGTTGGGAAGATGTATTGAGCAGGCTTCCCATAAATATCCCGGCCTTCATTTTACTTTCACAACCTCAGATGAGCTCGATCTTACACAATTTGCAGTGGTGGGAGCCTTTATGCGCAGGGAAAAATTTGACCTGTGTATTAATTGCGCGGCCTATACCAATGTAGAGCAGGCAGAGAAGCAGCAGGAAATGGCTTATCTTATAAATGCTGAAAGTGTGAACAACCTGGCGCGCGACTGCGATGAAACCGGCTGTACGCTTATTCACATCTCTACAGATTACGTTTTTAACGGAAGGAAAAATTCTCCCTATACCGAAGAAGACAGCACAGATCCGCTTAATGTCTACGGGGCTTCAAAGCTGCTGGGGGAACAGTATATCCAGGAGGCGACTGATAAATATGTCATTTTAAGGACTTCTTGGTTGTATTCAGAGGTTGGAAAGAATTTTTTCAATAGCATTTGCAGTAAAGCCGGCGCCGGTGAGACTCTCAACATCACTTCTTCTCAAAAAGGAACGCCAACCAATGCCCATGATCTTGCCCGTTTTATCCTGAATATCATTGCAGAAGAAAAGCTAAAATTCGGATTATATCATTACAGCAACCTGGGAGAAGCCACCTGGCTTGATTTTGCCAGAGAAATTGTGAGCTTAACAAAGCCTGATGCAGTGGTGGTAGAAAATAACGATTTTAAGACCCTTGCTTTAAGGCCGTCATACAGCGTACTCTCAAAGCAAAAGGTGCAGGAGGTTTTTGGCCTGCCCGTGCCTCACTGGAAAGAGAGCTTAAAGCAGCTCATCTACAGGTTGTAA
- the rfbC gene encoding dTDP-4-dehydrorhamnose 3,5-epimerase produces MLEIEQTPLKDCFLLKPSVFRDHRGTFLESFSQRRFEQVTGLEMEFVQDNQSSSKKGVLRGLHFQKGKYAQSKLVRTVVGKVLDVVVDLRPESPTFKKSFKAVLSDQNHHQLFVPAGFAHGFLTMSEISVFAYKCDQYYHQEADAGVYYNDPVFKIDWEFPEDELILSEKDAHLPTFEELGL; encoded by the coding sequence ATGTTAGAAATTGAACAAACTCCTTTAAAAGATTGTTTTTTGCTGAAACCTTCAGTCTTCCGCGATCACCGCGGAACATTTCTGGAAAGCTTCAGCCAAAGGAGGTTTGAACAGGTAACGGGCCTGGAGATGGAATTTGTGCAGGACAACCAGTCATCTTCCAAAAAAGGCGTTTTGAGAGGCCTTCACTTTCAGAAAGGAAAATACGCGCAGTCAAAACTGGTGAGAACTGTGGTGGGTAAGGTTCTGGATGTGGTGGTAGACCTTCGGCCAGAATCCCCCACCTTTAAAAAGTCGTTTAAAGCCGTTTTAAGCGATCAAAACCATCATCAGCTCTTTGTGCCTGCCGGTTTTGCCCATGGCTTTCTAACCATGTCTGAAATCTCGGTTTTCGCATATAAATGTGACCAGTACTATCACCAGGAAGCCGACGCCGGTGTTTATTACAACGACCCTGTTTTTAAAATAGACTGGGAATTTCCTGAAGATGAGCTCATCCTTTCAGAAAAAGACGCGCATCTTCCCACTTTTGAAGAATTAGGCCTATGA
- the rfbA gene encoding glucose-1-phosphate thymidylyltransferase RfbA, translating to MKGIILAGGSGTRLHPLTLAVSKQLMPVYDKPMIYYPLSTLMMAGIREILIISTPKDLPLFRELLGDGSRYGCEFQYAVQDEPRGLAEAFIIGANFIGNDKVALILGDNIFYGSGLDRLLQEKSDPEGGMIFAYHVHDPKRYGVVDFDQSGKVISIEEKPVSPRSNFAVPGIYFYNNEVVEIARGIKPSGRAELEITDVNNAYLQKGRLQVSILDKGTAWLDTGTFDSLMKASQFVQVIEERQGLKIGAIEETAYNMGYINKQQLHRLAQPLLKSGYGEYLLQLD from the coding sequence ATGAAAGGCATAATACTGGCAGGAGGATCGGGCACCAGGCTGCACCCCTTAACACTTGCGGTGAGCAAGCAGTTAATGCCGGTATACGATAAGCCCATGATCTATTATCCGCTATCCACCTTAATGATGGCGGGCATTAGGGAGATCCTTATTATTTCCACCCCAAAAGACCTGCCTTTGTTCAGGGAGCTGTTGGGGGACGGGAGCCGGTATGGTTGTGAATTCCAGTATGCCGTACAGGATGAGCCGCGGGGGCTTGCCGAAGCCTTCATTATTGGAGCAAATTTTATCGGAAATGACAAAGTAGCACTTATTCTGGGAGACAATATTTTCTATGGATCGGGATTAGACAGGCTGCTTCAGGAGAAAAGTGACCCCGAGGGCGGAATGATCTTTGCCTACCACGTACATGATCCAAAACGCTATGGCGTGGTGGATTTTGACCAGAGCGGGAAAGTCATTTCTATCGAAGAAAAACCCGTTTCCCCCAGGTCAAATTTTGCAGTTCCGGGCATTTATTTTTACAACAACGAGGTAGTAGAGATCGCCAGGGGCATAAAACCTTCGGGAAGGGCAGAACTGGAGATCACCGATGTGAACAATGCCTACCTCCAAAAAGGGAGGCTACAGGTGAGCATTCTCGACAAAGGTACAGCCTGGCTGGACACAGGTACTTTTGATTCCCTCATGAAAGCTTCGCAGTTTGTGCAGGTGATAGAAGAACGGCAGGGGTTAAAGATTGGAGCAATAGAAGAAACGGCCTATAATATGGGCTACATAAATAAACAGCAGCTGCACCGGCTGGCCCAGCCCCTTTTAAAAAGTGGGTACGGCGAATACCTTTTACAACTGGATTAA
- the rfbB gene encoding dTDP-glucose 4,6-dehydratase produces MNDKQYTLVTGGAGFIGSNYINLFIQDKDTHIVNLDLLTYAGSLDNLEVDGHENYTFVKGDIRDKELVKNLFEKYHFSRVINFAAESHVDNSILNPAAFVETNINGTFNLLQTAYNLWMNGPFELKEEYSDAKFLHVSTDEVYGTLGAEGLFTEETPYAPNSPYSASKAASDFLVRSYFHTYGMPVLTTNCSNNYGPHQHDEKLIPTIIRTALKEESIPIYGDGKNVRDWLYVLDHCKGINLVLKNGKFGETYNIGGRNERENIYIAQKISEILDKLVPRENGESYTRLITFVKDRPGHDQRYAIDATKLESQLCWKADENFESGIEKTIRWYLEKYTK; encoded by the coding sequence ATGAACGATAAACAATACACGCTTGTCACCGGTGGGGCCGGTTTTATAGGTTCCAATTACATCAATCTTTTTATTCAGGATAAAGATACACACATTGTCAACCTCGACCTGCTCACCTACGCCGGAAGTCTCGACAACCTGGAGGTAGACGGCCACGAGAACTATACCTTCGTAAAAGGGGATATTAGAGACAAGGAGCTGGTGAAAAACCTGTTTGAAAAATACCATTTTTCAAGGGTGATAAATTTTGCAGCCGAATCTCATGTAGATAATTCAATCCTGAATCCTGCGGCTTTTGTTGAAACAAACATCAACGGGACTTTCAACCTGCTGCAAACCGCTTACAACCTCTGGATGAATGGCCCATTTGAACTGAAGGAAGAGTACAGCGATGCAAAATTCCTTCATGTTTCTACCGATGAGGTCTATGGAACCCTGGGAGCTGAAGGTTTGTTCACCGAAGAAACCCCGTATGCGCCAAATAGTCCGTATTCGGCTTCAAAAGCAGCTTCAGATTTTCTGGTGCGCAGTTATTTTCATACCTATGGGATGCCGGTTTTGACCACCAACTGCTCTAATAATTACGGACCTCATCAACACGATGAAAAACTTATTCCCACTATTATACGAACCGCCCTTAAAGAAGAGTCCATTCCCATTTATGGAGACGGCAAGAATGTAAGGGACTGGTTATACGTTTTAGATCATTGCAAAGGCATCAACCTGGTACTCAAAAATGGCAAATTTGGGGAGACTTATAATATTGGCGGCCGCAATGAGCGCGAGAACATCTACATTGCCCAGAAGATTTCTGAAATTCTTGATAAACTGGTTCCACGTGAAAACGGCGAGAGTTACACCCGGTTAATCACTTTTGTAAAAGACAGGCCGGGGCACGACCAGCGCTATGCGATAGATGCCACCAAACTGGAATCTCAACTGTGCTGGAAGGCCGATGAGAATTTTGAATCGGGTATTGAGAAAACCATACGCTGGTACCTCGAAAAATATACTAAATGA
- a CDS encoding DUF6909 family protein codes for MGNLKLQGRTRAQESSNAIERMYITMRHLFNRGFYKPMGVSGETLREALLILRPEIYGSVAEEKVELNGLLYVMDRLPLGLEECRFINLTSDEGYGNSHFKPIVPPKRRRNCYRIDEEQMNIEITRGRSEIYDILTHLTFLFIESHKIMRRVLIDEEGEVSRDWQKLEVAVTQKEPLTQAQREVALTHTANILGRTFREVTTIYPLFSTPSSPERFLHIIYFLGKLALDEMLNNNKRIVTFSPVLRERLGHHIHGEIWANKVKEVLLEKNLMNRPLHIISANMHSVMNTLYASEALKPELKKKSLFGIYEDLSNNANGQLRMKVMKNAVSEGMIFIEDTSGANIDVQIFDTAKMSLVNPKFKTGKKLKDEDKPVIMVMDYAFGEQAYETMDEMLKPYQSDQGNIHLNVASISIMGKAGILVGGKGDIMIPTAHLFEGTADNYPFHNELSKEDLEGNGIHVCDGSMITVLGTSLQNKDILKFFHESTWNVVGLEMEGAHYQKAVQAAARLRKNISEDVKVRYAYYASDNPLETGSTLASGGLGTTGVKPTYLITEKILEQIFEVPKVSEKEKEPKKEKA; via the coding sequence ATGGGTAATTTGAAATTACAGGGACGCACAAGGGCTCAGGAAAGCTCCAACGCCATAGAACGCATGTACATTACCATGCGCCACCTTTTTAACAGGGGGTTCTACAAGCCTATGGGAGTCTCGGGGGAAACCCTGCGTGAAGCTCTTTTGATTCTTCGTCCTGAAATATACGGTTCTGTAGCCGAAGAAAAAGTTGAGCTTAACGGACTTCTGTACGTCATGGACAGGCTTCCGCTTGGCCTTGAAGAATGTCGCTTTATCAACCTCACCAGCGATGAAGGCTACGGCAATTCTCATTTTAAACCTATAGTTCCGCCAAAAAGGCGCCGCAACTGCTACAGGATAGATGAGGAACAAATGAATATTGAGATCACCCGCGGACGTTCAGAAATTTATGACATCCTTACCCACCTTACATTCCTTTTTATCGAATCCCACAAAATTATGAGACGGGTGCTTATAGATGAAGAAGGGGAAGTATCTCGTGACTGGCAAAAACTGGAGGTTGCGGTGACCCAAAAAGAACCTCTAACCCAGGCGCAAAGGGAAGTCGCGCTTACCCACACGGCAAATATACTTGGCCGCACCTTTAGGGAAGTGACCACCATTTATCCCCTTTTTAGCACCCCGTCCAGTCCCGAAAGGTTCCTGCACATCATCTATTTTTTGGGCAAACTCGCTCTTGATGAAATGCTCAACAACAACAAACGCATCGTGACCTTTAGCCCCGTGCTTCGCGAAAGACTGGGCCACCACATACACGGGGAGATATGGGCAAATAAGGTAAAGGAAGTTTTGTTGGAAAAGAACCTGATGAACCGTCCTTTGCACATCATAAGCGCCAACATGCACAGCGTGATGAATACGCTTTATGCTTCGGAAGCTCTAAAACCCGAGCTCAAGAAGAAATCGCTCTTCGGAATCTATGAAGATCTTAGCAACAATGCCAATGGGCAGCTAAGAATGAAGGTGATGAAAAATGCTGTTTCTGAAGGTATGATTTTCATTGAAGACACCAGCGGGGCAAACATAGATGTGCAGATCTTTGACACTGCAAAAATGTCTCTGGTAAACCCGAAGTTCAAAACCGGTAAAAAGCTAAAAGACGAAGACAAACCTGTCATCATGGTGATGGATTACGCTTTTGGAGAGCAGGCCTACGAAACCATGGATGAAATGCTGAAACCGTACCAGTCAGACCAGGGGAATATCCACCTCAATGTTGCTTCAATCTCTATTATGGGGAAAGCCGGGATCCTGGTAGGAGGCAAAGGCGATATCATGATCCCAACCGCCCACCTTTTTGAAGGTACAGCCGATAACTATCCTTTTCACAACGAACTTTCAAAAGAAGACCTTGAAGGTAATGGCATTCATGTTTGCGATGGTTCTATGATCACGGTGTTGGGAACTTCCCTTCAGAATAAAGACATTTTAAAATTCTTCCACGAGTCTACCTGGAACGTTGTGGGGCTTGAGATGGAAGGTGCGCATTATCAAAAGGCGGTGCAGGCTGCGGCTAGGTTGAGAAAAAACATCAGTGAAGACGTGAAGGTAAGATATGCCTATTACGCTTCAGATAATCCGCTGGAAACAGGAAGCACGCTGGCTTCGGGCGGACTTGGAACTACAGGTGTGAAACCTACCTATCTCATTACTGAAAAAATCCTGGAACAAATATTTGAAGTTCCGAAGGTATCCGAAAAAGAGAAAGAACCTAAAAAAGAGAAAGCTTAA
- a CDS encoding GH3 auxin-responsive promoter family protein, giving the protein MSVKSFAAKIFAAYIRRQIDSWATRPVETQKRVFEQLLKKAANTEFGKDHGFKNISSYREYAARVPVRDYEELKPYVEKVVAGEKDILWPGKPIYFAKTSGTTSGAKYIPLTKESMPTHIDAARNAILCYINDTGKADFVDGKMIFLQGSPELDEKNGIKLGRLSGIAAHYVPGYLQRNRMPSWETNTIEDWETKVEAIVDETLKEDMSVISGIPSWVQMYFERLQARTGKKVGEIFPNFNLFIYGGVNFEPYRAKFESLIGRKVDSIELFPASEGFFAYQDRQDEKGMLLLLNSGIFYEFIKADEFYSENPRRYTIGEVEIGVNYVMIISTTAGLWAYNLGDTIQFTSLAPYRLIVSGRIKHFISAFGEHVIAKEVEQAMQEATAGTSVKISEFTVAPQITPEGNQLPYHEWFIEFEEEPASLDTFASALDKSLQQQNSYYLDLIEGKILQQLKISTVPENGFQQYMKSIGKLGGQNKLPRLSNDRKIAGFLEKIKNTK; this is encoded by the coding sequence ATGTCAGTAAAATCATTTGCAGCTAAAATATTCGCAGCCTACATTCGGCGCCAAATCGATTCCTGGGCCACACGCCCGGTAGAGACCCAAAAAAGGGTTTTTGAGCAGCTCTTAAAGAAAGCTGCCAATACCGAATTTGGAAAAGATCACGGCTTTAAGAACATCTCCAGCTACAGGGAATATGCCGCTCGTGTGCCGGTTAGAGATTATGAAGAGCTAAAACCCTATGTAGAAAAGGTAGTTGCAGGCGAGAAAGACATTCTTTGGCCGGGCAAACCTATCTACTTCGCCAAGACATCAGGTACTACCAGTGGGGCAAAATATATCCCGCTTACCAAAGAGTCTATGCCCACACACATAGATGCAGCGCGAAATGCCATTTTGTGCTACATCAATGACACGGGAAAAGCCGATTTTGTAGACGGAAAAATGATCTTTCTACAGGGAAGCCCCGAACTGGATGAGAAAAACGGCATTAAACTTGGCAGGCTCTCCGGAATTGCAGCACATTACGTTCCCGGATACCTGCAACGCAACCGTATGCCTTCCTGGGAAACCAATACCATTGAAGACTGGGAAACCAAAGTTGAAGCAATAGTCGATGAAACCCTGAAGGAAGATATGAGCGTTATTAGCGGGATACCTTCATGGGTGCAAATGTATTTTGAAAGGCTGCAGGCACGTACCGGGAAAAAAGTAGGGGAGATCTTCCCTAATTTCAACCTTTTCATCTATGGGGGGGTTAACTTTGAACCTTACCGCGCAAAATTTGAAAGCCTTATTGGCAGGAAAGTAGACAGTATTGAACTATTCCCCGCTTCCGAAGGATTTTTTGCCTACCAGGACAGGCAGGATGAAAAAGGCATGCTGCTCCTGCTCAACTCGGGGATTTTCTATGAGTTTATAAAGGCCGATGAATTTTATTCTGAAAATCCGAGGCGGTACACCATTGGCGAAGTAGAAATAGGCGTGAATTATGTTATGATCATTTCTACCACGGCAGGCCTATGGGCTTACAACCTGGGAGATACCATCCAGTTTACCTCTCTGGCACCATACAGGCTGATCGTTTCAGGGCGGATAAAGCATTTTATTTCGGCTTTTGGAGAGCACGTGATTGCCAAAGAAGTAGAGCAGGCCATGCAGGAAGCTACGGCCGGTACTTCGGTAAAGATCAGCGAATTCACCGTGGCACCTCAAATCACGCCCGAAGGGAACCAGCTGCCGTACCACGAATGGTTCATAGAATTTGAAGAAGAACCTGCCAGTCTTGATACTTTTGCTTCGGCATTAGACAAATCGCTTCAGCAGCAAAATTCGTATTATCTGGATTTGATTGAAGGCAAGATCCTTCAGCAATTAAAAATTAGCACAGTACCCGAAAATGGTTTTCAGCAATACATGAAATCCATAGGCAAACTGGGCGGACAAAATAAACTACCCAGGCTCTCAAACGATCGCAAGATTGCAGGATTCCTGGAAAAAATAAAAAACACTAAATAA
- a CDS encoding M23 family metallopeptidase: MTKNTEHKRNFRQKLLHKYRLVILNEDTFEEKLSFKLTRLNVFVVVTLSAILLIAGTTLLIAFTGLREYIPGYSSTELQQRALQLAYKTDSLQTVVELNNQYLGSIKRVLSGDVKPAEFNRDSLMEAQRLSADEVDLKPSKEDSLLRETVVQEDKYNFLETATSRANYALFPPLKGPFSEGYNIKDKHFGVDIVASHNAPVKSVADGTVIFSGWTAETGNVIIIEHSYGLISIYKHNSSLTKEQGDRVLKGEVVATAGSTGEYSTGPHLHFELWSEGRPVNPTDFIDFE, encoded by the coding sequence ATGACCAAGAACACCGAACATAAAAGAAATTTCAGGCAAAAGCTCCTGCATAAATACAGGCTTGTAATTCTCAATGAAGACACTTTTGAAGAAAAGTTGTCTTTTAAGCTTACCCGTCTCAACGTATTTGTGGTAGTGACACTTTCAGCAATTTTGTTGATTGCAGGCACAACCCTGCTCATTGCATTTACAGGACTAAGGGAATATATTCCCGGCTATTCTTCAACCGAGCTGCAGCAAAGGGCTTTGCAGCTTGCCTACAAAACTGATTCGCTCCAGACTGTGGTGGAGCTGAATAATCAATATCTGGGATCTATAAAACGAGTTCTGTCGGGAGATGTTAAACCTGCTGAGTTCAACAGGGATTCGCTTATGGAAGCTCAGCGGCTAAGCGCAGATGAGGTAGACCTGAAGCCCTCAAAAGAAGATAGCCTGCTTAGGGAAACCGTAGTGCAGGAAGATAAGTACAACTTCCTGGAAACTGCTACTTCCAGGGCCAATTACGCCTTATTCCCGCCTTTAAAAGGGCCGTTTTCGGAAGGATATAACATCAAAGACAAACATTTTGGGGTAGATATTGTAGCCTCTCACAACGCCCCGGTAAAATCTGTAGCCGATGGTACTGTGATTTTTTCGGGCTGGACGGCAGAGACAGGAAACGTGATTATCATAGAACACAGCTACGGCCTTATTTCCATTTACAAACACAACTCATCGCTCACCAAAGAGCAGGGAGACAGGGTGTTGAAGGGAGAGGTTGTGGCCACGGCAGGTTCTACGGGTGAATATTCCACCGGGCCGCACCTGCATTTTGAACTTTGGAGCGAAGGCCGCCCTGTAAATCCCACAGATTTTATAGATTTTGAATAA
- the tatA gene encoding twin-arginine translocase TatA/TatE family subunit has translation MSAVFIPLQIGAPQIILIVVVVLLLFGGRKIPELMRGLGSGIKEFKDASKDDAPANKPEEDKKRL, from the coding sequence ATGAGTGCAGTTTTTATACCATTGCAGATTGGGGCACCACAAATCATACTAATTGTGGTTGTTGTGCTGTTGTTGTTTGGAGGAAGAAAGATCCCTGAACTTATGAGAGGACTGGGTAGCGGAATTAAAGAATTTAAAGACGCTTCTAAAGATGATGCTCCCGCTAATAAACCAGAAGAAGACAAGAAGAGATTATAA
- a CDS encoding DUF4837 family protein: MKNFFAFFSVLFVLTSCGNGKEDPVVVANSSGNINNLSVIMENDLWTGEVGEAVRRHLAAPVDGLPQEEPLFSLSQMPPEAYQGFARKNRIFLHIQKGQEPAIKMADNAYARPQKGIFITGENNEQIISLIEENAEKIISTFKRTELTEQQRRIKKSLKSDEKLEEQLGVSLKFPTAYRYAKETDDFFWIRKDIPTGSMEILVYEVPRHVIEKDTNIVGNIIEMRDSIGQTHIPGRVDGSYMVTESAYAPYLFESQIDGKFAWESKGIWEVRGDFMGGPFINYAVLDEENDRYVVLEGFAFSPSARKRENMMELEAILKSAEIK; encoded by the coding sequence ATGAAAAATTTCTTCGCTTTTTTTTCCGTTCTTTTTGTTTTAACCAGCTGTGGTAATGGCAAAGAAGATCCTGTAGTGGTCGCCAATTCCTCCGGAAACATCAATAACCTCAGCGTTATTATGGAAAATGACCTGTGGACAGGAGAAGTAGGGGAAGCCGTGAGACGACATCTCGCCGCCCCCGTAGACGGTTTGCCTCAGGAAGAGCCGTTATTTTCCTTAAGCCAGATGCCACCTGAAGCTTATCAGGGTTTTGCAAGAAAGAACAGGATATTTTTACACATCCAAAAAGGGCAGGAGCCGGCAATAAAAATGGCCGATAATGCTTATGCACGGCCACAAAAAGGCATTTTTATCACAGGGGAGAACAATGAACAGATCATCTCTTTAATTGAAGAAAATGCTGAAAAAATAATTTCTACCTTTAAGAGAACAGAACTTACCGAGCAGCAGCGGCGCATCAAAAAATCCCTGAAAAGCGATGAAAAGCTGGAAGAGCAGCTGGGTGTTTCTTTAAAGTTCCCCACAGCATACCGATACGCCAAGGAAACCGATGATTTTTTCTGGATCAGGAAAGACATACCTACCGGGAGCATGGAGATCCTGGTGTATGAAGTTCCAAGGCATGTCATTGAAAAAGACACCAATATAGTGGGCAACATTATTGAGATGCGCGACTCTATTGGGCAAACCCACATTCCCGGAAGGGTTGACGGCAGCTATATGGTCACAGAATCGGCTTATGCGCCATATCTTTTTGAATCTCAAATTGACGGTAAATTCGCCTGGGAGTCAAAAGGGATCTGGGAAGTAAGAGGAGATTTTATGGGCGGCCCATTTATAAATTACGCTGTACTGGATGAAGAGAATGACAGGTATGTTGTCTTAGAGGGCTTTGCTTTCTCACCTTCAGCACGAAAAAGGGAAAATATGATGGAACTGGAAGCTATCCTTAAATCGGCAGAGATTAAGTAA
- a CDS encoding lytic transglycosylase domain-containing protein produces the protein MKQILPFLMLLMSVAAFAQNKKEGEKNVDGQENKETGDTIRLPEQDFFLLLDSDDVDLANRVPVHKIIKDSLVFALLDDAGAAAIDSLWQQELFESSLYMDLKDSLLNQEYSEVVFDDLPTDTLKLRLQKLNAKTPFNVEYNPLLENVIKSYLKRNKKGMERLMALSTYYFPLFEQKLDLYNIPLEIKYLAIVESALNPRARSRVGATGLWQFMFATGKMHGLDVSSYVDERMDPIMSTEAAAQYLSTLYRVFEDWDLVLASYNSGPGNVSKAIRRSGGSTNYWNLRPYLPRETAGYVPAFLATMYIFEYAEEHGFQPPHPRTTYFETDTIHPKKMLTFEQISQVTGVEKEMLQFLNPSYKLDVIPFVEDEKYSLRLPRNKTGLFVNNEEAIYGYAQALEEKKEEALPGLTQPESTLRYRVRRGDYLGKIAERYGVGVSQIKRWNNLRSNNLRIGQRLLIYPRKNSATADNSSSVKTYTVKHGDSLWSISKKFPGVTVKQIKSLNNMNSNRLKPGMKLKLSDG, from the coding sequence ATGAAACAAATTTTGCCATTTTTAATGCTACTCATGTCTGTAGCTGCTTTTGCCCAAAACAAAAAAGAAGGGGAAAAGAATGTGGATGGACAGGAGAACAAAGAAACCGGCGATACCATAAGGCTTCCCGAACAGGACTTCTTCCTTCTACTCGATAGCGATGACGTAGACCTTGCAAACAGGGTCCCGGTACATAAGATCATCAAAGACTCCCTTGTTTTTGCCCTTTTAGACGACGCAGGTGCTGCTGCCATAGATTCTTTGTGGCAGCAGGAGTTGTTTGAATCCAGTTTGTACATGGATTTGAAAGACTCCCTGCTAAATCAGGAGTACAGCGAGGTAGTTTTTGATGATCTACCTACCGATACTTTAAAGTTAAGGCTGCAAAAGCTGAATGCCAAGACCCCTTTTAACGTTGAATACAACCCTTTGCTTGAGAATGTGATCAAGTCTTACCTCAAGAGAAACAAAAAGGGGATGGAGCGGTTAATGGCTTTAAGCACTTATTATTTTCCCCTCTTTGAGCAGAAGCTTGACCTATACAATATCCCGCTTGAAATAAAATACCTGGCCATTGTGGAATCGGCGCTTAATCCGCGTGCGAGATCTCGCGTGGGCGCAACAGGGCTGTGGCAGTTCATGTTTGCGACGGGTAAAATGCACGGCCTTGATGTGAGCTCCTATGTAGATGAACGAATGGACCCTATCATGTCTACCGAAGCGGCGGCTCAATATCTTTCTACCCTTTACCGGGTTTTTGAAGACTGGGACCTTGTGTTGGCTTCTTACAACTCGGGCCCGGGAAATGTTTCCAAAGCCATAAGGCGTAGCGGAGGTTCTACCAATTACTGGAACCTTAGGCCTTATCTTCCACGTGAAACAGCAGGATATGTGCCTGCCTTCCTGGCTACCATGTACATCTTTGAATATGCCGAAGAACACGGTTTTCAGCCTCCTCACCCAAGAACCACTTATTTTGAAACTGATACCATTCACCCAAAGAAGATGCTCACTTTTGAGCAAATTTCACAGGTCACCGGCGTAGAAAAAGAAATGCTGCAGTTCCTTAATCCCAGCTACAAGCTTGATGTTATCCCTTTTGTGGAAGACGAAAAATACTCCCTTAGGTTACCCCGAAACAAAACCGGGCTCTTTGTGAACAATGAAGAGGCGATTTACGGGTATGCCCAGGCACTTGAAGAAAAGAAAGAAGAGGCTTTACCCGGGCTCACACAACCCGAATCTACCTTAAGGTACAGGGTGAGGCGTGGAGATTACCTCGGAAAAATAGCAGAAAGATATGGAGTGGGAGTCAGCCAGATAAAGCGATGGAACAACCTGAGGAGCAATAATTTGCGAATAGGGCAAAGACTGCTGATTTATCCGCGGAAAAATTCGGCTACAGCCGATAATTCTTCTTCTGTAAAGACTTATACGGTAAAGCACGGGGATTCCCTTTGGAGCATTTCCAAGAAATTTCCGGGCGTTACTGTAAAACAAATAAAGAGCCTGAATAATATGAACAGCAACCGGCTAAAACCCGGAATGAAACTTAAACTCTCAGACGGGTAA